One Dromiciops gliroides isolate mDroGli1 chromosome 3, mDroGli1.pri, whole genome shotgun sequence DNA segment encodes these proteins:
- the SLC1A5 gene encoding neutral amino acid transporter B(0), whose translation MVAEAAVGSPKRGTANGVAAGPVPPGGGGRGRRARRVRSCLRANLLVLLTLAGVAAGAAVGLAMANWAPRLSQEHLVAFSFPGELLLRLLRLIILPLVVCSLVGGAASLDPASLGRMGGWALLFFLLTTLLASALGVGLAFVLRPGVGTQAPGAQDAQLPQTKSVLDSFLDLFRNIFPDNLVAAAFRSYSTKYQQNVTNITLTEPCENEEMNILGLVMFSMVLGVTLRKMGAEGELLIRFFNSFNEATMIMVSWIMWYAPVGIMFLIAGKIVEMENASQLFASLGKYVCCCILGHILHGLLVLPLIYFVITRKNPYRFLWGIVPALATAFGTSSSSATLPLMMECVEERNGVSKHVSRFILPIGATVNMDGAALFQCVAAVFIAQLNNVPLTFVQVITILITATASSVGAAGIPAGGVLTLAIILGAISLPTKDISFILAVDWLVDRFCTIINVEGDAFGAGLLQCYVDHNEVDLGSLGPELAEVKDDASVVPLSPEADPLILKMVKSGSPSGDTNTCEKESVM comes from the exons ATGGTGGCCGAGGCTGCCGTCGGCAGCCCCAAGCGGGGCACGGCCAACGGCGTGGCGGCGGGCCCGGTCCCccccggcggcggcggcaggGGGCGGCGGGCGCGGCGGGTGCGCTCGTGCCTGCGCGCCAACCTGCTGGTGCTGCTGACCTTGGCCGGAGTGGCGGCGGGCGCGGCGGTGGGCCTGGCCATGGCGAACTGGGCACCGCGTCTGAGCCAGGAGCACCTGGTGGCCTTCTCCTTCCCCGGCGAGCTGCTGCTGCGCCTGCTGCGCCTGATCATCCTGCCACTCGTGGTGTGCAGCCTGGTGGGCGGCGCCGCCAGCCTGGACCCGGCCTCGCTCGGCCGCATGGGCGGCTGGGCGCTGCTCTTCTTCCTGCTCACCACGCTCCTGGCCTCGGCGCTGGGCGTCGGGCTCGCCTTCGTCCTGCGCCCCGGCGTGGGCACCCAGGCCCCAGGGGCGCAGGACGCGCAGCTGCCCCAGACCAAGTCGGTGCTCGACTCCTTCCTGGACCTCTTCAG GAATATCTTTCCCGATAACTTGGTGGCTGCGGCCTTCCGCTCC TATTCCACCAAGTACCAGCAGAACGTGACCAATATCACCCTGACG GAGCCCTGTGAGAATGAAGAGATGAACATTCTGGGGCTGGTGATGTTCTCCATGGTGCTCGGGGTTACCCTCCGGAAGATGGGAGCAGAAGGGGAGCTGCTCATCCGCTTTTTCAACTCCTTCAACGAGGCCACGATGATAATGGTGTCCTGGATCATGTG GTACGCTCCCGTGGGCATCATGTTCCTGATAGCCGGTAAGATTGTGGAAATGGAGAATGCGAGCCAGCTCTTTGCCAGCCTGGGCAAATATGTCTGCTGCTGTATCCTGGGACACATTCTCCATGGGCTGCTGGTCCTGCCCCTCATCTACTTCGTCATCACTCGCAAGAACCCTTACCGCTTCCTGTGGGGGATTGTGCCGGCCTTGGCCACTGCCTTTGGGACCTCCTCCAG CTCTGCAACGCTCCCGCTGATGATGGAGTGCGTGGAGGAGAGAAACGGGGTGTCCAAACACGTCAGCCGCTTCATCCTTCCCATTGGAGCCACGGTCAACATGGACGGCGCTGCGCTCTTCCAGTGTGTGGCTGCTGTGTTCATCGCCCAGTTAAACAACGTGCCCCTTACCTTCGTGCAGGTCATCACCATCCT CATCACGGCCACAGCCTCGAGTGTGGGTGCTGCTGGCATCCCTGCAGGGGGGGTGCTGACCCTGGCCATCATCCTGGGGGCCATCAGCTTGCCCACTAAAGACATCTCCTTCATCCTGGCTGTGGATTGGCTGGT GGACCGCTTCTGCACCATCATCAATGTGGAAGGGGATGCTTTTGGAGCCGGCCTGCTTCAGTGCTACGTGGACCACAACGAGGTAGACCTGGGGAGTCTGGGGCCTGAGCTGGCAGAAGTCAAAGACGATGCCTCCGTGGTCCCCCTGTCCCCTGAAGCTGACCCCCTTATTCTCAAGATGGTCAAGTCTGGCAGCCCTTCTGGGGACACCAACACCTGTGAGAAGGAGTCGGTCATGTAG